A stretch of DNA from Cryptomeria japonica chromosome 4, Sugi_1.0, whole genome shotgun sequence:
gccaatgccaataaatattctgatattgatatatcataaatcataaatgtaatatcatattcataatttgcaaaaaagataatattcaagtttcaagtttcaaaatgtgaaaatgtcatgacacaataaagtataaagttaaacattcaaattacaagccatctatgggatttaaattccatattcatcttcatctgaagcatccaacccaagctcacggtcatcaagtggttcaaattcagcatcaattgaaccaatatcaaatggaatgccactcccactagctatgtctctctcaaattccataaccgcctcgtctatagagacttggcaaagttgtgcaactgtagcatctaaatcagcacactcaggggctagatcccaattccttgttacaccctcactatattcagggtccttatgtgacaacaaacgaaggttggagtgtacgtagaccaaatcctcagctttctttgcacgcaaacgattacgtttgactgagtggatgaaggagtatgtactccaattccgctcagctgaagaagaacttgcaacctgttaaaagttaaaacataattagaaatttacaaattaaaattataaaataaaaaaatgatagcatcaaatggaattggaaaactataaaaataaaaaataaaaagatacatacttgggagttaagtttaattgcaagaggctgcaagtaaatggagccttgaccatgtacataccaccactcatcagcatccatcccatatctagcattaagagctacaacatcatgattttttgcagatacaaattggccaaactccctcatgacaatatttcttgtctcctcatcttgatatatctttttaaaggcagccctatagccagaagcaacctctgcatctctatatggtggcaccctccttggtgttgcaagcatctctgcactataaaattttggcgtcaaagcaaatgctaagagatgtaagggggtggtcatcttgttccaacggtcaacaacaattttctgcacaactttgaaaaatgtttccgttgggtcattttcttttctatttattacttcttttattttttccaccatgcaatccatgccatcataaatctcgcccaaacatgggcgatcagtatcagcatacctgatcatgctcatgatgggctcagtgaaattcaaaacatattccacatcatcccaccatttctcactaaggatcaatgctcttacttttagagctctttctgtgtgggactgcttccatacactccacaagctgttgatgaccatagaactcaaggcgTCTCGCACCTTtagaagtcgtcttaagacgagcgtgtgagatgcaaatcgtgtttcagcaacctaacatgacataacaaaatacacaacatatatcaaatgcaagtctataaaaaatacaaatttaaaactaaaaaattaaaaaataaaatttaaaattagtaattataaattaccttcaacaactccaacttggagaaggtcctgaaaatggcttgtgacatatgatgattagtcacaaacatttgaatctcctcgcccTCCGCATATAgttttttcacccaatcaatttgtgtgccaagcttttgcatgattaaattgagtgagtgtactgcgcatggtgtccaaaagatgtgaccatatgtagcctccactatagtccctgctgccctacaatttttagcattgtcagttacaacttggacaacattttgaggccccaccatgtcaatgcattctatcaagatattggcaatgaaacttgcatctttcacttgcccctcacaatccactgctttcaaaaacattgcccctttaggacacactgctataacattgatcaatggcctatttttacaatctttccatccatcaaaaacaatggtcacacctgtttcctgccatgtatctttgatgaccTTCAACTGTAACTCTATggatgctttctcctttgccaataaggtggttctcaccttttcataccctggacaaacataatcagaaggtgtattgcaaagagtatgcaccatgtcccgaaagtaaggtgatctaacaaggttgaaaggaagcccattgccataaaggcaacgtgcaattttggaatctgcaatctctctcagttcatttttgaaggcaaaatccaatgggcctcttttccgtGAAGCCACAACATTCTGATTCTCTACTGCATCAACTGGTGGGTTTTGCATGAAAGGATGTGAACCAGCTGGTCTTGTGGAGCCCATGCTACTAGAAGGCCTCTTAGACATTGAGCTTTGATGGACAAGAGGATGATCAGTCTTTGCTTTGCTACTTCTCCTAtcagcttcctcttgttctctaatatatcccaaaactagagcttttggcagccccttgccatctgatcccttacaaaattttattccacgcccagggatgaaacaaaggtggcctttcactcgatagtatgagctggtatactcagtgccacaatggttgcattgccaaacaaaacccccaccaccagacactggcttgatcattgttgtataatgccaaagtggtgaatcttgatcaattttaaaggggGTATTTTCATTTCGGACATTTGCAACtgaactagagcttgcacttgcacttccagttccagccattatgtatgattatatgaatagtgcacctaaaatgaaaagagaatgcacaacattattgaaaaaaattattaaaattttggtattataaccccatactatgcatacaaagtgtaaaaaaatatacaagacttctttaaaaaaaattaaaaaaactttttaaaaaatttaaaaatttgaaaaaaacttggaaaaattcttgaaaacttgaaaaaaattcagattcacttacctttaatggctaaatctttcttctccagtgattcctatgcctttgatgcgtgtctcacaccttcgtagtcgtcaccttcgaagaaaaatacaaaaactaagaacCCTGATTGTAGAggaaaaatcttcaaaaatgcaagtagaataggttgaatgcatgttttgatgcatgaaatgcattatagaggggcggattagggtttagatgtatttagaagattaaaaatattgtttttttattgtttttaaatgctttctaacccgtgggccccgtttttgggaacccacgggcttgggttcacccgggtcctcctgggttcgccctgggtcccacccgggtcctgcccagccgcctgggcaggacccgggtgggacccagggcgaaccggaccaggaccaggaccgggcacggaccaggaccaggacccagGCAAAAAAGGGGAGAACCGGTATCACAGGTTTAAGGAGTTGaaagatgatgaacaactctttaaccatcaacatttcaaatcacactccatgattcatcatcttTCAACTCCTTAAACTCTCttgcatcctgatgatgaatcacggagtgtgattcgaaaagTTGATGGTTAAAAATTGCTCACACAATCAATTCCAAAAACTGCAAACaagatttgaatggattgtggaaatcttatagcTTTGTTCCAAAAACTTGCTTTGGTTCCTGATGTCATAAAGAAGATTGGTTATGCTATCCACATAAAGGTTGGCAAAGACACATGTATGGAAATGAAATCCTAGGCCTATGaatgcaaactaagatctcaagTCTCTATTACATAGCATTGGAACACAAATAGGTTTAGCTACAGTCCTGATAGGAGAGCTAAACGTTGGGATTCTATTCCTGTGTTGCAATGGAATTGAGATTGGGAAGTGTGTGTTAGATCTAACGTTAATGATAGCAAAATGATAGATTTCACTGTAGGGTGCTCACAATGTTTCAATAGAAATTTCCTTGCATAGCTTCAACAATTCTCATCTGAAATACATAATTTCTACTTGCGATTAGTGAGACTAAATTGTGAGCCTTCAGTAATTATATATTTTGAGGAAATTAAAAAGAGCTATAATGGAACAGGAATTTGGCACTAGGTACTATCCACCAGATGTAAAGGCATATACAAAAGTAAGACCCTGAAGACTTATTCAGAATGTGAAAGACAACAATATTAAGCAAAGTCTAATTTGATAAACAGAAGGAATAACGATCAACAAAGAAAATGCAATTATAAAGACATCATAAAAAAGCATGCAATGAACCACAATCATTCATCATTATATTATACTAGCAACATTATTGTGGAAATAGAAATATTCATTTTGTTGTCAAGAAAGTGTAGAAGATGATGAGATATAACAGAGAAAGCTACAAATCCTCACTTAAGGAATCATTACCTCCAACACTTGCTTGCCCCTAAATGATAACTGACCATCTTGAATTTCACGTTTGAGTGTATTGACTAAATCTATGGAGCTTTCCCACAATTTTAGCCCTCCTGATCATTATAAAAGAAAATATCACTTCAAATCATTGTGTTGACTGATCATAATAATGTAAAGAAACACAAGACAACAAAACTATTATAGGTAGAAAATATCTACAAAAAGCAAAGAATATATTATTATGTATAATGCATCATGTACCTTCGTACTTCCCAGGGACCAGATCTGAATTAGAAACTCCAAAAACATCACTAGTATTTACCCGTCCCTACAAGCATGTAACAACCAATTTTGATGGAAATTTATCCAGTCCAAATTTTTAAACAATAACCTTCTATAAGACCATAAGATCAGTTCAGTTGTATAAACTAGCCCACAGTATTTGCTGAAGTGTCCTCAAATATTGTATGTGCACTATACCTTAAGCATTACAAGGCCTCCATGTAAGTTAACAGGTTCAGCAACATATTTCTCCAATTGCACACCCTATTCAATTAGAAAACATT
This window harbors:
- the LOC131030851 gene encoding uncharacterized protein LOC131030851 — encoded protein: MAGTGSASASSSSVANVRNENTPFKIDQDSPLWHYTTMIKPVSGGGGFVWQCNHCGTEYTSSYYRVKGHLCFIPGRGIKFCKGSDGKGLPKALVLGYIREQEEADRRSSKAKTDHPLVHQSSMSKRPSSSMGSTRPAGSHPFMQNPPVDAVENQNVVASRKRGPLDFAFKNELREIADSKIARCLYGNGLPFNLVRSPYFRDMVHTLCNTPSDYVCPGYEKVRTTLLAKEKASIELQLKVIKDTWQETGVTIVFDGWKDCKNRPLINVIAVCPKGAMFLKAVDCEGQVKDASFIANILIECIDMVGPQNVVQVVTDNAKNCRAAGTIVEATYGHIFWTPCAVHSLNLIMQKLGTQIDWVKKLYAEGEEIQMFVTNHHMSQAIFRTFSKLELLKVAETRFASHTLVLRRLLKVRDALSSMVINSLWSVWKQSHTERALKVRALILSEKWWDDVEYVLNFTEPIMSMIRYADTDRPCLGEIYDGMDCMVEKIKEVINRKENDPTETFFKVVQKIVVDRWNKMTTPLHLLAFALTPKFYSAEMLATPRRVPPYRDAEVASGYRAAFKKIYQDEETRNIVMREFGQFVSAKNHDVVALNARYGMDADEWWYVHGQGSIYLQPLAIKLNSQVASSSSAERNWSTYSFIHSVKRNRLRAKKAEDLVYVHSNLRLLSHKDPEYSEGVTRNWDLAPECADLDATVAQLCQVSIDEAVMEFERDIASGSGIPFDIGSIDAEFEPLDDRELGLDASDEDEYGI